A genomic stretch from Antarcticibacterium flavum includes:
- a CDS encoding GDP-L-fucose synthase family protein, translating into MKLDSRIYIAGHEGLVGSAIYSTLKKKGYTRLITRTHKDLDLIDCLAVEDFFEAEKPEYVFLAAARVGGIVANNTYRAEFIYENLMIQTNVIHYSYLNEVKKLMFLGSTCIYPKESPQPIKEEALLTGELEYTNEPYAIAKIAGIKMCESYNLQYGTNFIAVMPTNLYGPRDNFHLETSHVLPALIRKMHLGKALEENNWEAVRDDLNRRPIEGLDGSQGKKDILEILKKYGISSNSQSEVNEGVKEVSVEIWGSGQPLREFLWSEEMADACVFLMENRDFGDIISLREVSEERNQEIRNTHINIGTGREISIAHLAEITRVIVGLRGKLHFNTDKPDGALRKLTDVSKLNALGWKYEVELDEGIYRLYKWYKSSIYNLELTNRR; encoded by the coding sequence ATGAAACTTGACTCTAGGATTTATATTGCAGGTCATGAAGGACTGGTAGGATCTGCAATCTATTCAACCCTGAAAAAGAAAGGATATACCCGGCTTATTACCAGAACTCATAAAGACCTGGATTTAATAGATTGCCTGGCGGTGGAGGATTTCTTTGAAGCCGAAAAACCCGAGTATGTATTCCTGGCGGCTGCAAGAGTTGGTGGAATTGTGGCCAATAACACCTATAGGGCAGAGTTTATATATGAGAACCTGATGATACAAACCAATGTAATTCATTATTCCTATCTCAATGAGGTAAAGAAATTAATGTTCCTGGGAAGCACTTGTATCTATCCAAAGGAATCTCCTCAACCTATAAAAGAAGAAGCCTTGCTAACGGGAGAACTCGAATACACCAATGAACCATATGCTATTGCAAAAATTGCCGGGATAAAGATGTGTGAGAGTTACAATTTACAGTACGGCACCAATTTCATAGCTGTGATGCCCACTAACTTATATGGGCCAAGGGATAATTTTCATCTCGAAACATCTCATGTTCTACCGGCTCTTATTCGTAAAATGCATCTTGGGAAGGCACTGGAAGAAAATAACTGGGAGGCGGTTAGGGATGATTTGAACAGGAGGCCAATTGAAGGTTTGGATGGCAGCCAGGGGAAAAAGGATATTTTGGAAATTTTAAAAAAATATGGGATTTCCTCCAATTCACAATCTGAGGTAAATGAAGGGGTAAAGGAAGTATCAGTGGAAATTTGGGGTAGTGGCCAGCCGTTAAGAGAGTTTTTGTGGAGCGAGGAAATGGCAGATGCATGTGTCTTCCTTATGGAAAACAGGGATTTTGGTGATATTATCTCGCTACGGGAAGTTTCTGAAGAAAGAAACCAGGAAATAAGAAATACTCATATTAATATAGGAACTGGAAGAGAGATCTCTATCGCCCATCTCGCTGAAATAACCCGGGTAATTGTTGGGTTAAGGGGCAAACTTCATTTTAACACCGATAAGCCGGACGGAGCGCTTCGTAAATTGACTGATGTTTCTAAGTTAAATGCATTGGGCTGGAAATATGAGGTTGAACTGGATGAAGGGATTTATAGATTATATAAATGGTATAAGTCGAGTATTTATAATCTGGAATTAACGAACAGAAGATAA
- a CDS encoding ABC transporter permease codes for MKTLLASSQENRGVPIQEWDLEIKPRDKLFNLHFREVWNYRDLLWLLVRRDFVAFYKQTIFGPLWFFIQPIFTTFLFTVVFNRMGGFSTDGIPAPLFYMCGTIAWNYYAECLTKTSTVFKDNAYIFGKVYFPRLIMPLSIIFSNLVRFGVQFLLFLILLGYYMIQQGNYYFNEYVLLFPVILILMALQGLGLGLIITAMTTKYRDLTFVVTFGIQLLMFASPVIYSLSTIPEKYSVFVELNPLSGLIETYRFGFTGGGDFYQGAFIYSIIASLVIFISGIVVFNKVEKNFVDTI; via the coding sequence ATGAAAACTTTATTAGCAAGTTCACAGGAAAATAGGGGAGTGCCTATACAAGAATGGGATCTGGAAATTAAACCTCGTGATAAACTATTTAATTTACATTTCAGGGAGGTATGGAATTATCGCGATCTTTTGTGGTTATTGGTACGAAGGGACTTTGTAGCATTCTACAAGCAAACTATTTTTGGACCTTTATGGTTTTTTATTCAACCCATTTTTACCACTTTCCTATTTACTGTAGTATTTAATAGAATGGGAGGTTTCAGTACTGATGGAATCCCTGCTCCTTTGTTTTATATGTGTGGAACCATTGCCTGGAATTATTATGCTGAATGCTTAACAAAAACAAGTACTGTCTTTAAAGATAATGCCTACATTTTTGGAAAGGTTTATTTTCCACGGTTGATTATGCCTTTGAGCATAATCTTTTCCAATCTGGTGCGCTTTGGAGTTCAATTTTTGTTATTCCTCATTTTGTTAGGTTATTATATGATACAACAGGGGAACTATTATTTCAACGAATATGTACTTTTATTTCCAGTTATACTTATTTTAATGGCACTTCAGGGTTTGGGACTTGGCCTCATAATTACGGCTATGACCACCAAGTATAGGGATCTTACCTTTGTGGTTACTTTTGGAATACAATTATTGATGTTTGCCTCTCCCGTTATTTATTCTTTATCCACCATTCCTGAAAAATATAGTGTTTTCGTGGAATTAAATCCATTAAGCGGATTAATAGAAACTTACCGTTTTGGTTTTACTGGAGGCGGGGATTTTTATCAGGGAGCCTTCATTTATAGTATAATTGCCAGTCTTGTAATTTTTATAAGTGGAATTGTCGTCTTTAATAAGGTAGAAAAGAATTTTGTTGATACAATTTAA